The following proteins are co-located in the Deinococcus aquaedulcis genome:
- a CDS encoding type IV pilus inner membrane component PilO — MSTKLAPRNIFLLVLAACLIIGALWYTMRFQARQAEISQLQTELDSVNARVLTLRANAARLPTLREEVAKLTQEQQVFLAALPQTANYNAVLDEVRLNASAAGATMSGFTVQSGNTASLPAGVRPINLNLSVSGRFNELFRLLRSLETMNRFSTVTSVNLQLPAATSLDPRLESTMGLTVYTFDPTQAATSPAGTPDAPNAAPAAPAAPAGGTQ; from the coding sequence GTGTCAACTAAGCTTGCCCCGCGCAACATCTTTCTGCTGGTGCTGGCCGCCTGCCTGATTATAGGTGCGCTGTGGTACACCATGCGCTTTCAGGCCCGCCAGGCCGAAATCAGCCAATTGCAGACTGAACTCGACAGCGTCAATGCCCGCGTGCTGACCCTGCGCGCCAACGCGGCGCGTCTGCCCACCCTGCGCGAAGAGGTCGCCAAGCTGACCCAGGAGCAACAGGTGTTCCTGGCGGCACTGCCTCAGACCGCGAACTACAACGCCGTGCTGGACGAGGTGCGCCTGAATGCCAGCGCTGCCGGTGCGACCATGAGCGGCTTTACTGTGCAGAGTGGCAACACCGCCAGCCTGCCGGCAGGCGTGCGGCCTATCAACCTGAACCTGAGTGTCAGTGGGCGTTTTAACGAACTGTTCCGGCTGCTGCGCTCGCTGGAGACCATGAACCGCTTCTCCACCGTGACCTCCGTGAACCTGCAGCTGCCCGCTGCCACCAGCCTGGACCCGCGCCTGGAAAGCACCATGGGCCTGACGGTCTACACCTTTGACCCTACCCAGGCGGCCACCAGCCCAGCTGGCACGCCTGACGCGCCCAACGCCGCCCCTGCGGCGCCGGCGGCGCCTGCCGGAGGCACCCAGTGA
- a CDS encoding bifunctional metallophosphatase/5'-nucleotidase has product MKKTPLLLLTVALGLSACTPPNTTLPADPVNVTVLGLNDFHGYLEPSGFRPAGATADIKAGGVEAIAAELNDARKANPNTIFVGGGDLIGASPITSGLLRDEPAVYAMNAMGMRVSALGNHEFDQGLSELLRMQNGGCASNDTAKACKFDPNYRGASFQWIAANVAYNAASGKTGSPFKSYVIEQVGGARIAFVGAVTAETPGIVSPEGVKDLTFSDPAAAVNKVMPEIKAQNPDAIIMLIHEGGEIASGSTDNYATVGCKTLKTDSAIYKIAAAVDPAVSAIISGHSHKGYNCLVPDPAGKDRIVIQGEQYGHLLQRLDLTVDKANHKVMTVKSANLVVDYDARAKAGQLDFGMTQLVTTAKSKVEAISSVEIARLGSPQIKRGYTPAGAQDRTIESALGDVVADALLEAGKPQGAQIGLMNPGGIRSDLPDSTKIKPNNAVNFGDVFAVHPFGNTTTVLSLTGQQIDDVLEQQFSGANATSVKLLQVSEGFSYKYSQSAPAGNKVNIADITLNGTPISATAKYRIVTNNFLAGGGDNFAAFKSATDVVQLPGLADTDVLSNYLKAKGPSLTNTVKGRIVVLP; this is encoded by the coding sequence ATGAAAAAAACCCCCCTGTTGCTGCTGACCGTAGCCCTGGGCCTGAGCGCCTGCACGCCGCCCAACACCACGCTGCCCGCTGATCCAGTCAATGTGACGGTGCTGGGTCTGAACGACTTCCACGGCTACCTGGAGCCCAGTGGCTTCCGCCCGGCGGGCGCCACGGCCGACATCAAGGCCGGGGGTGTGGAGGCCATCGCCGCCGAGCTGAACGACGCCCGCAAGGCCAACCCCAACACCATTTTCGTGGGCGGGGGTGACCTGATCGGCGCCAGCCCCATCACCTCGGGCCTGCTGCGCGACGAGCCCGCCGTGTACGCCATGAACGCCATGGGCATGCGGGTCAGCGCCCTGGGCAACCACGAATTCGACCAGGGCTTGAGCGAACTGCTGCGCATGCAAAACGGCGGCTGCGCCAGCAACGACACCGCCAAGGCCTGTAAGTTTGACCCCAACTACAGGGGCGCGAGCTTCCAGTGGATCGCCGCCAACGTGGCCTACAACGCCGCCTCTGGCAAAACGGGCAGCCCTTTCAAGTCCTACGTGATTGAGCAGGTGGGCGGCGCCCGCATTGCCTTCGTGGGCGCTGTGACGGCCGAAACCCCCGGCATCGTGTCCCCCGAAGGCGTCAAGGACCTGACCTTCAGCGACCCGGCCGCCGCCGTGAACAAGGTCATGCCTGAGATCAAGGCCCAGAACCCCGACGCGATCATCATGCTGATCCACGAGGGCGGCGAAATCGCTTCGGGCAGCACCGACAACTACGCCACCGTGGGCTGCAAGACCCTGAAGACCGACAGCGCCATCTACAAGATCGCTGCGGCCGTGGACCCGGCCGTCAGCGCGATCATCAGCGGCCACAGCCACAAGGGCTACAACTGCCTTGTGCCTGATCCGGCGGGCAAGGACCGCATCGTGATTCAGGGCGAGCAGTATGGCCACCTGCTGCAGCGCCTGGACCTGACCGTGGACAAGGCCAACCACAAGGTCATGACCGTGAAGTCGGCCAACCTCGTGGTGGACTACGACGCCCGCGCCAAGGCCGGACAGCTGGACTTCGGCATGACCCAGCTGGTCACCACCGCCAAGAGCAAGGTGGAGGCCATCAGCAGCGTGGAAATTGCCCGCCTGGGCTCGCCGCAGATCAAGCGCGGCTACACGCCCGCTGGCGCGCAGGACCGCACCATTGAAAGCGCGCTGGGTGACGTGGTGGCCGACGCGCTGCTGGAAGCCGGTAAGCCCCAGGGCGCCCAGATCGGCCTGATGAACCCCGGCGGTATCCGCTCCGATCTGCCCGACAGCACCAAGATCAAGCCGAACAACGCTGTGAACTTCGGTGATGTGTTCGCCGTGCACCCCTTTGGCAACACCACCACGGTGCTGAGCCTGACCGGCCAGCAGATTGACGACGTCCTGGAGCAGCAGTTCTCGGGTGCCAACGCCACCTCGGTCAAGCTGCTGCAGGTGTCTGAAGGCTTCAGCTACAAGTACAGCCAGAGCGCGCCGGCCGGCAACAAGGTGAACATCGCCGACATTACCCTGAACGGCACGCCGATCAGCGCCACGGCCAAGTACCGCATCGTGACCAACAACTTCCTGGCGGGCGGCGGCGACAACTTTGCCGCCTTCAAGAGCGCCACCGATGTGGTGCAGCTGCCGGGCCTCGCGGACACCGATGTGCTGAGCAATTACCTGAAGGCCAAGGGGCCCAGCCTGACGAACACGGTCAAGGGCCGCATCGTCGTTCTGCCCTAA
- the rsr gene encoding RNA-binding protein Rsr: protein MKNLLNAITPARTPQTEALDPRQVKNNAGGYVYSLPDEARLTRFLILGTDGGTFYAGERAHTVQATDFVKTFVQVDAAAALRITLDVVRAARAPKPAPALLVLALIAKTAPNAADRQAAWAALPEVARTGTMLLHFLAFADALGGWGRLTRRGVANVYETADVGRLALWAVKYKSRDSWSQRDALRKSHPKVADPERNAVLKFMANGALPDLGAEVTAPALRVIEGHLLATSAGTDRDAATLMRGYGLPIEAVPTHLRGPEVYRAAMATNGLTWLLRNLGNLGRVGVLNVNDRHTVQAVTERLTNPDALKRGRIHPLDVLKARLVYAQGRGVKGKGEWLPVPQVVDALEDAFHLAFGNVQPAGTRHLLALDVSGSMTCGQVGGVPRLSPNMAAAAMSLVALRTEARALTMGFADQFRALNITARDTLEAAMRKAQSASFGATDCAQPMLWALKERVNVDTFVVYTDNETWAGPVHPTVALDRYRQKMGIGARLIVVGLTATGFTIADPNRTDMLDVVGFDTAAPGVMADFAREAL from the coding sequence ATGAAGAACCTCTTGAACGCGATCACCCCCGCCCGCACCCCCCAGACGGAAGCACTGGACCCCCGGCAGGTCAAAAACAACGCCGGCGGTTACGTGTACAGTCTGCCGGACGAGGCGCGCCTGACGCGATTCCTGATTCTGGGCACGGATGGGGGCACGTTTTACGCAGGTGAGCGCGCCCACACGGTGCAGGCCACCGACTTTGTGAAGACCTTCGTGCAGGTGGACGCCGCTGCGGCCCTGCGCATCACCCTGGATGTAGTGCGCGCTGCCCGCGCCCCCAAACCGGCCCCCGCGCTGCTGGTGCTGGCCCTGATTGCCAAAACCGCCCCAAACGCTGCCGACCGGCAGGCCGCCTGGGCGGCGCTTCCCGAGGTGGCGCGCACCGGCACCATGCTGCTGCACTTCCTGGCGTTTGCAGACGCCCTGGGGGGCTGGGGCCGCCTGACCCGCCGGGGCGTGGCGAACGTGTACGAAACCGCCGATGTGGGCAGGCTCGCCCTGTGGGCCGTGAAGTACAAGAGCCGCGACAGCTGGAGCCAGCGCGACGCCCTGCGCAAGAGCCACCCCAAGGTGGCCGACCCCGAGCGCAACGCCGTGCTGAAGTTCATGGCTAATGGCGCGCTGCCTGACCTGGGGGCAGAGGTCACTGCTCCAGCCCTGCGCGTGATTGAAGGGCACCTGTTGGCCACCAGCGCCGGCACCGACCGAGACGCGGCCACACTGATGCGCGGCTACGGCCTGCCCATTGAAGCGGTGCCCACGCACCTCCGGGGCCCGGAGGTTTACCGCGCGGCCATGGCCACCAACGGCCTGACGTGGCTGCTGCGGAATCTGGGCAACCTGGGCCGTGTGGGTGTGCTGAACGTAAATGACCGACACACCGTCCAGGCCGTCACCGAGCGCCTGACCAACCCGGACGCCCTGAAACGCGGGCGCATTCACCCGCTGGACGTGCTGAAGGCCCGGCTGGTGTATGCCCAGGGCCGGGGCGTGAAGGGCAAGGGCGAGTGGCTACCCGTCCCCCAGGTGGTGGACGCCCTGGAAGACGCCTTTCACCTGGCCTTCGGGAACGTGCAGCCGGCAGGCACGCGGCACCTGCTGGCCCTGGATGTCTCGGGCTCCATGACCTGCGGGCAGGTGGGCGGGGTGCCCCGCCTAAGCCCCAACATGGCCGCCGCTGCCATGAGCCTCGTGGCCCTGCGCACGGAAGCCCGCGCGCTGACCATGGGCTTCGCCGATCAGTTTCGGGCCCTGAACATCACGGCGCGCGACACGTTGGAAGCGGCCATGCGCAAGGCGCAAAGCGCCAGCTTTGGCGCCACCGACTGCGCGCAGCCCATGCTGTGGGCCCTGAAGGAGCGCGTGAACGTGGACACCTTCGTGGTGTATACCGACAACGAAACCTGGGCCGGGCCGGTGCACCCCACGGTGGCGCTGGACCGCTACCGCCAGAAGATGGGCATTGGCGCCCGCCTGATCGTGGTGGGTCTGACCGCCACCGGGTTCACGATTGCCGACCCCAACCGCACCGACATGCTGGACGTGGTGGGCTTCGACACGGCGGCGCCCGGGGTCATGGCGGACTTCGCCCGGGAGGCGCTGTAA
- the murF gene encoding UDP-N-acetylmuramoyl-tripeptide--D-alanyl-D-alanine ligase: MLDPRAVPFAAHLHPGARPATRLTWDSREAGPETAFVALPGERMHGNAFVDAALAAGAPFVLTDLDVPRALRVPDAREALFAWARAERRRAPLVVGITGSAGKTTAKSYAAAALQALYMPVYNTMPAIACFLIEHSGAGAPLVVEMGIDRPGEMAELVNLVRPDVGVVTSIGPAHLEQLGSIENIAREKGGILEGTRGLVGTQAAPYYPGVQSYGFDKATFAGETLRLSPEGARFTFAGVPVSLPHAARVQAEAAVLALVLAREAGVSLPDAAARLRGVEVPGGRYRVHPGRVTVIDDAYNASPVAVRAALDALTALPGRKISVLGRMLELGPTERDLHAEVGAYARQRADVTYGVGAFAAELGERAYATVPELTAALLADLQVGDVVLVKASRGMSWTPERRAQEGVGLDTVVQALLAAREQVPGDAGA; encoded by the coding sequence ATGCTCGACCCGCGCGCCGTGCCCTTTGCCGCCCACCTGCACCCGGGGGCCCGCCCCGCCACCCGCCTGACCTGGGACTCGCGGGAAGCTGGCCCCGAGACGGCGTTCGTGGCCCTGCCCGGCGAGCGCATGCACGGCAACGCCTTTGTGGACGCGGCGCTGGCGGCCGGCGCGCCCTTTGTGCTGACCGATCTGGACGTGCCGCGCGCCCTGCGCGTCCCAGATGCCCGCGAGGCGCTGTTTGCCTGGGCCCGCGCTGAGCGCCGGCGCGCGCCCCTGGTGGTGGGCATCACGGGCAGCGCGGGCAAGACCACGGCCAAAAGCTACGCCGCCGCCGCCCTGCAAGCCCTGTACATGCCGGTGTACAACACCATGCCCGCCATCGCCTGCTTTCTGATTGAGCACAGTGGCGCGGGCGCGCCCCTGGTGGTCGAAATGGGCATTGACCGCCCCGGCGAGATGGCCGAACTGGTGAACTTGGTGCGGCCCGATGTGGGGGTGGTGACCTCTATTGGGCCCGCGCACCTCGAACAGCTGGGCAGCATTGAGAACATTGCCCGGGAAAAGGGCGGGATTCTGGAGGGCACGCGCGGACTGGTGGGCACCCAGGCCGCGCCGTACTACCCCGGCGTGCAGAGCTACGGCTTTGACAAGGCCACCTTTGCTGGCGAGACGCTCCGGCTGAGCCCTGAGGGCGCGCGCTTTACTTTTGCGGGGGTGCCGGTCTCTCTCCCCCACGCGGCCCGGGTGCAGGCCGAGGCGGCGGTGCTGGCTCTGGTGCTGGCCCGCGAAGCCGGCGTGTCCCTGCCCGACGCCGCCGCCCGCCTGCGCGGCGTGGAGGTGCCCGGTGGGCGCTACCGGGTGCATCCGGGCCGCGTGACGGTCATTGACGACGCTTACAATGCCTCGCCTGTGGCCGTGCGGGCCGCGCTGGACGCCCTGACGGCCCTGCCGGGACGGAAAATCAGCGTGCTGGGCCGCATGCTGGAACTGGGCCCCACCGAGCGCGACCTGCACGCCGAGGTGGGCGCCTATGCCCGGCAGCGCGCCGACGTGACCTATGGCGTGGGGGCCTTCGCGGCCGAACTGGGCGAGCGTGCCTACGCCACAGTGCCCGAATTGACCGCCGCCCTGCTGGCCGATCTGCAGGTGGGTGACGTGGTGCTCGTCAAGGCCAGTCGCGGGATGTCCTGGACCCCCGAGCGCCGGGCGCAGGAGGGTGTGGGGCTGGACACGGTGGTGCAGGCGCTGCTGGCCGCCCGCGAGCAGGTGCCAGGGGACGCTGGGGCTTAA
- a CDS encoding fimbrial assembly protein, with amino-acid sequence MVEINLLPQQYRKQAEPNAWIPAAIGVAVVTGLALLAGEIATGTRSGELRKQLDALNGEAAALAPANAEFVQLTQQKTQLEQVTGVAQQLRASKTYWTNDLAAFTAQLPTGSGVALQSMSIKAVDANALGSLQQNGVYTGKNVTREIDLTGNASSQQAVVNFLRTFENSPNFGVNFRSLQSEGDTGRYTFSASVGIVQANAPAPAETPAAPGTTPPPPSAPAGTTGGDSVN; translated from the coding sequence GTGGTTGAAATCAACCTGCTGCCCCAGCAGTACCGCAAGCAGGCCGAGCCCAACGCCTGGATTCCTGCCGCCATCGGTGTGGCTGTGGTCACAGGGCTGGCCCTGCTGGCTGGCGAGATCGCCACCGGCACCCGCTCGGGCGAACTGCGCAAGCAGCTCGATGCCCTGAACGGCGAGGCGGCAGCCCTGGCCCCAGCGAACGCCGAATTTGTGCAGCTCACGCAGCAGAAGACGCAGCTGGAGCAGGTGACTGGCGTGGCCCAGCAACTGCGCGCCAGCAAAACCTACTGGACCAACGATCTGGCGGCCTTCACGGCGCAACTGCCCACGGGCAGTGGCGTGGCCCTGCAGAGCATGAGCATCAAGGCGGTGGATGCCAATGCTCTGGGCTCGTTGCAGCAGAATGGGGTCTACACCGGCAAGAATGTGACCCGCGAAATTGACCTGACGGGCAACGCCAGCAGCCAGCAGGCGGTAGTGAACTTCCTGCGCACTTTTGAAAACAGCCCCAATTTCGGGGTGAACTTCCGCAGCCTGCAAAGCGAGGGGGACACCGGGCGCTACACCTTTAGCGCCTCGGTGGGCATCGTTCAGGCCAATGCCCCGGCGCCGGCAGAGACCCCAGCCGCACCCGGGACGACCCCCCCCCCGCCCAGTGCACCAGCGGGCACCACGGGAGGCGACAGTGTCAACTAA
- the pilM gene encoding type IV pilus assembly protein PilM, translated as MSSFLNRLLNPRPNALGVEIGTSAIKVVALRPGSPPSLQHAIMVPTPIGSMRDGLVVEPQAVATELKNLLAEHRITTRHAVTAVPNQAAVTRNIMVPKMERKDLQEAIKWEAERYIPYPIDDVSLDFDLLDDPANVPDDGQMEVVIAAAPTEAVARQVEVLRLAGLEPTVVDLKSFASLRALRGNLLGEHLTKSTLTGSNYTEAGEVALVMEIGASSSVINLVRGDRVLMARNINVSADDFTMALQKAFDLDFSAAEDVKLGYATATTPTEDEEDLLNFDMAREQYSPARVFEVIRPVLGDLITEIRRSLEFYRVQSGDVVIDRTFLAGGGAKLRGLAAAISDALGFRVEVASPWLTVQTDQANVDTGYLQANAPEFTVPLGLALRGVGSRG; from the coding sequence ATGTCGAGTTTCCTGAACCGCTTACTGAATCCACGGCCAAACGCGCTGGGGGTCGAGATCGGCACCAGCGCCATCAAGGTTGTGGCCCTGCGTCCCGGCTCTCCGCCTTCCCTCCAGCACGCCATCATGGTGCCCACGCCTATTGGCAGCATGCGCGACGGACTGGTGGTCGAGCCCCAGGCAGTGGCCACCGAGCTGAAGAACCTGCTGGCCGAACACCGCATCACCACCCGTCACGCCGTGACGGCTGTGCCCAATCAGGCGGCGGTCACGCGCAACATCATGGTCCCCAAGATGGAGCGCAAGGACCTGCAAGAGGCCATCAAGTGGGAAGCCGAGCGCTATATCCCCTACCCCATTGATGACGTGAGCCTGGACTTTGACCTGCTGGACGACCCCGCCAACGTCCCCGACGACGGCCAGATGGAGGTCGTGATTGCTGCCGCCCCCACCGAGGCCGTGGCCCGGCAGGTGGAGGTGCTGCGCCTGGCAGGCCTCGAGCCCACGGTGGTGGACCTCAAGAGCTTCGCCTCACTGCGCGCCCTGCGCGGCAACCTGCTGGGCGAGCACCTGACCAAGAGCACCCTCACCGGCAGCAACTACACCGAAGCCGGCGAGGTGGCGCTGGTGATGGAGATTGGCGCGAGCAGCTCGGTCATCAACCTCGTGCGCGGCGACCGCGTGCTGATGGCCCGCAACATCAACGTCTCGGCCGACGATTTCACGATGGCGCTGCAAAAGGCTTTTGATCTGGACTTCTCGGCCGCCGAGGACGTGAAGCTGGGCTACGCCACCGCCACCACCCCCACCGAAGACGAAGAAGACCTGCTGAACTTCGATATGGCCCGCGAGCAGTACTCCCCGGCGCGCGTGTTCGAGGTGATTCGCCCGGTGCTGGGCGACCTGATCACCGAGATTCGCCGCAGCCTGGAGTTCTACCGCGTGCAGAGCGGCGACGTGGTGATTGACCGGACCTTCCTGGCCGGCGGCGGCGCCAAGCTGCGCGGGCTGGCCGCCGCCATCAGCGACGCGCTGGGCTTCCGCGTCGAGGTGGCCAGCCCCTGGCTGACGGTGCAGACCGATCAGGCCAACGTGGACACCGGCTACCTGCAGGCCAACGCGCCGGAATTCACCGTGCCGCTGGGCCTCGCGCTGCGGGGGGTGGGCAGCCGTGGTTGA
- the aroC gene encoding chorismate synthase produces MRYLTAGESHGPQLTAIIEGLPAQLPLGKADIDPWLKKRQGGYGRGRRMVIETDEADILSGVRAGRTTGAPVTLAIANKDHRNWVEIMSPEPGGEPRKKALTDARPGHADLTGGIKYRHKDLRDVLERASARETAARVAVGSVALKLLAELGVEGANYVSSLAGIETGVPFSWDTLAAIEDSDLRTPDPDAAAQMRERIDQAKKDGDTLGGILEVRFRGLPVGLGSYVHADRKLDGRIAAACLSVQAMKGVEIGRAFENARKPGSGVHDPVFYRDGTYARDSNGAGGLEAGMTNGEELIVRVAMKPIATLMKPLPTVNVVTHEASDAARERSDTTAVPAAGVILQCAVGWVLAEAMLEKFGGDTLPELQERVAAARAYAQHY; encoded by the coding sequence ATGAGGTATCTGACCGCCGGGGAATCGCACGGGCCGCAGCTGACGGCCATCATCGAGGGGTTACCGGCACAGCTGCCGCTGGGCAAGGCCGATATTGACCCCTGGCTGAAAAAGCGGCAGGGCGGCTACGGGCGGGGCCGCCGCATGGTCATCGAAACCGATGAAGCGGACATTCTCAGCGGCGTGCGCGCCGGGCGCACCACCGGGGCTCCGGTCACCCTGGCGATTGCCAACAAGGACCACCGCAACTGGGTGGAGATCATGTCGCCCGAGCCCGGGGGCGAACCCCGAAAGAAGGCGCTGACCGACGCCCGCCCCGGCCACGCCGACCTGACCGGCGGCATCAAGTACCGCCACAAGGATCTGCGCGACGTGCTGGAACGCGCCAGCGCCCGCGAGACCGCCGCCCGGGTGGCGGTGGGCAGCGTGGCCCTCAAATTGCTGGCCGAACTGGGCGTGGAGGGCGCGAACTACGTGTCCAGCCTGGCGGGCATCGAGACGGGGGTACCGTTCTCCTGGGACACGCTGGCCGCGATTGAAGACAGCGACCTGCGCACCCCCGACCCCGACGCCGCCGCCCAGATGCGCGAGCGCATTGACCAGGCCAAAAAGGACGGCGACACCCTGGGCGGCATTCTGGAGGTGCGCTTCCGGGGCCTGCCGGTGGGCCTGGGCAGTTACGTGCACGCCGACCGCAAACTGGATGGCCGGATTGCCGCCGCCTGCCTGAGCGTGCAGGCGATGAAGGGCGTGGAGATTGGCCGCGCCTTCGAGAACGCCCGCAAGCCCGGCAGCGGCGTGCACGACCCCGTGTTCTACCGGGACGGCACCTACGCCCGTGACAGCAACGGCGCCGGGGGCCTGGAAGCGGGCATGACCAACGGCGAGGAACTGATCGTGCGCGTGGCCATGAAACCCATCGCCACCCTGATGAAGCCGCTGCCCACCGTGAATGTGGTGACCCACGAGGCCAGCGACGCCGCGCGCGAACGCAGCGACACCACCGCCGTCCCCGCCGCCGGGGTGATTCTGCAGTGCGCCGTGGGCTGGGTGCTGGCCGAGGCCATGCTGGAAAAGTTCGGCGGCGACACCCTGCCCGAGCTGCAGGAGCGGGTGGCTGCCGCGCGCGCCTACGCGCAGCACTACTGA
- a CDS encoding secretin N-terminal domain-containing protein gives MTKRFASLLLTAALGMAAAQTAGPAAPVSPAAADPSLSGANVTIEIGRYGGPLSSLLAALAKSAGYGLILDTNVDALPGAGNTASPDAAGTGTATGTPATGTAPSAAGTATARPIVYSFQNKPFNEVWPLLMDVYGLSYDVLQLGGQPVLRVSNTPIQRTITLRNADATQAAQQVKLFFGTPTYSETPQRDAQGNTVGVTRTLVDVKLDSPTLRIVPDVRSNAVIVRGTNKEVAEVTRLLGQLDTSAAAPTTTGTAPSAETQTVQRVYAVRGAQADITALLAAQYPGLKVTPVGQTGQLVITGPQNQLDAALTLLGQVDRPAPSVTSAQITQRVFQLVNASAEEVKATLEGTLARDVTSTANTPGSGTTSSTSVSTSVTTGTGTGTGTGTTPSAQAPTPSAAQANAVTIIADKRTNTLIVRGTPDQVTQVAELIPQLDQRVPQINVQVRIQEITERAARSLGVNLRAGFGGFTVSTSGGTGLAASFDPTQSLIGFNLGATLNTLQNQGLSKSVYDGSITMQSGQRSLGASGDTQNASSTAAATIKSGGRLEVNIPSAAANVQAIQKQIDYGVNLDFYSPQVAPDGTITLRVRGQVNALQTAINASTLPNLLQFTNSEAQTTLTFKNGETLLLSGLLATKESTTNAGVPFLSSIPVVGALFGNQSTTREQTQLLVVITGNIVR, from the coding sequence ATGACTAAACGCTTCGCATCCCTCCTGCTGACCGCCGCGCTGGGCATGGCCGCCGCGCAGACCGCTGGCCCGGCCGCGCCCGTATCCCCCGCCGCCGCCGATCCCTCGCTCTCCGGGGCCAACGTGACCATCGAGATTGGCCGCTACGGCGGGCCGCTCTCCAGCCTGCTGGCGGCGCTGGCCAAGTCGGCTGGGTACGGCTTGATTCTGGATACGAACGTGGACGCCCTGCCGGGTGCGGGCAACACGGCGAGCCCCGACGCCGCCGGCACCGGCACGGCGACGGGCACCCCAGCCACGGGCACAGCGCCCAGCGCGGCCGGCACGGCCACTGCGCGGCCCATCGTGTACTCCTTCCAGAACAAGCCCTTCAACGAGGTCTGGCCCCTCTTGATGGACGTGTACGGCCTGAGCTACGACGTGCTGCAACTGGGCGGCCAGCCAGTGCTGCGCGTGAGCAACACGCCGATTCAGCGCACGATCACGCTCCGAAACGCCGACGCCACGCAGGCGGCCCAGCAGGTCAAGCTCTTTTTCGGCACCCCCACCTACAGCGAAACCCCGCAGCGCGACGCCCAGGGCAACACCGTAGGGGTTACGCGCACCCTGGTGGATGTGAAGCTGGACTCCCCGACCCTGCGCATCGTGCCCGACGTGCGCAGCAACGCCGTGATCGTGCGCGGCACCAACAAAGAGGTGGCGGAAGTCACGCGCCTGCTGGGCCAGCTGGACACCAGCGCGGCGGCGCCCACCACCACGGGCACCGCCCCCTCGGCCGAAACGCAGACCGTGCAGCGCGTCTACGCCGTGCGCGGTGCCCAGGCGGATATCACGGCCCTGCTGGCCGCGCAGTACCCCGGCCTGAAGGTGACCCCTGTGGGCCAGACCGGCCAGCTGGTGATCACCGGGCCGCAAAACCAGCTGGATGCCGCCCTGACTCTGCTGGGGCAGGTGGACCGTCCCGCCCCCTCTGTAACCAGCGCGCAGATTACGCAGCGCGTCTTCCAGCTGGTCAACGCCAGCGCCGAGGAAGTCAAGGCCACTCTGGAAGGCACCCTGGCGCGCGACGTCACCAGCACGGCCAACACGCCCGGCAGCGGCACGACCTCCAGCACATCGGTGAGCACCTCGGTCACGACGGGCACAGGGACTGGGACGGGCACGGGCACCACGCCCAGTGCCCAGGCGCCCACGCCGTCCGCTGCCCAGGCCAACGCGGTCACCATCATTGCCGACAAGCGCACCAACACCCTGATCGTGCGCGGCACACCCGATCAGGTCACACAGGTGGCCGAGCTGATTCCGCAGCTGGACCAGCGCGTACCGCAGATCAACGTGCAGGTGCGCATTCAGGAAATCACCGAGCGCGCCGCGCGCAGCCTCGGTGTGAACCTGCGTGCGGGCTTCGGGGGCTTCACGGTGTCCACCAGCGGCGGCACCGGGCTGGCGGCGTCCTTTGACCCCACCCAGAGCCTGATTGGCTTTAACCTGGGCGCGACCCTGAACACCCTGCAAAACCAGGGCCTGAGCAAGAGCGTGTACGACGGCAGCATCACCATGCAGAGCGGCCAGCGCTCGCTGGGGGCTTCGGGCGATACGCAGAACGCGTCAAGCACCGCTGCCGCCACCATCAAGAGCGGCGGACGCCTGGAAGTGAACATTCCCTCGGCAGCGGCCAACGTGCAGGCCATTCAGAAGCAGATCGATTATGGCGTGAACCTGGACTTCTATAGCCCCCAGGTGGCCCCCGACGGCACCATCACCCTGCGCGTGCGCGGGCAGGTCAACGCGCTGCAAACGGCCATCAACGCCAGCACGCTGCCCAACCTGCTGCAGTTCACCAACAGCGAGGCCCAGACCACGCTGACCTTCAAGAATGGCGAAACGCTGCTGCTCAGCGGCCTGCTGGCCACCAAGGAATCCACCACGAACGCCGGTGTGCCGTTCCTGTCCAGCATTCCGGTGGTGGGCGCGCTGTTCGGCAACCAGAGCACCACGCGCGAGCAGACCCAGCTGCTGGTGGTCATCACCGGCAACATCGTTCGCTGA